Proteins from one Fragaria vesca subsp. vesca linkage group LG6, FraVesHawaii_1.0, whole genome shotgun sequence genomic window:
- the LOC101303343 gene encoding uncharacterized protein LOC101303343: protein MPHTVVKTPSFTLSSNLKKLFLSDVTIHDEGFFKWISCSCKSLKQISLIEVAEIHNITIERSSLEKFWFLNYKVDETCRINISGENIEVINVDCKHSPSCTVLKIVAPNVKLLNLEGNVKNDQNLGELKCLEEAVILMEPIIDEFDKVYDVLSSMYSVEPLTLNEATIKAAYKEECMLAQLDHVWYLQINIGSFTDDLVPAVICLLKGIPELCSLHIWYKPTELDPKSNTSGFDMEYWKMQNLGFVSQVEYVTIELSAEFNGIELARYILEHAESLEKMVIRYLAEQSNDIGKLKEYSVCNVE from the exons ATGCCGCATACTGTTGTTAAAACACCCTCATTCACTTTATCCTCCAATCTCAAAAAGTTGTTTTTGAGTGACGTTACTATACACGACGAGGGCTTTTTCAAGTGGATTTCCTGTTCCTGCAAATCCTTGAAGCAGATATCTCTTATAGAAGTTGCTGAGATACATAATATCACTATCGAAAGATCATCTTTGGAAAAATTTTGGTTCCTTAATTACAAGGTTGATGAAACCTGTCGTATTAACATCTCTGGTGAGAACATTGAAGTAATAAATGTCGACTGCAAGCATTCACCTAGCTGCACCGTATTAAAAATTGTTGCTCCAAATGTCAAACTTCTAAATTTGGAGGGGAATGTGAAAAATGACCAGAATCTGGGAGAACTTAAATGTTTGGAAGAAGCTGTTATTCTTATGGAGCCTATAATAGATGAGTTTGACAAAGTATATGATGTTCTTTCCAGTATGTACAGTGTTGAACCTCTTACTCTAAATGAAGCTACCATCAAG GCTGCATACAAGGAGGAATGCATGCTGGCTCAGTTAGATCATGTTTGGTACTTGCAAATAAATATTGGTAGCTTTACTGATGATCTAGTCCCAGCAGTCATCTGTCTTTTAAAAGGAATACCAGAGTTGTGTTCTTTACACATTTGGTATAAACCTACCGAACTCGACCCTAAATCTAAT ACATCTGGGTTTGATATGGAGTATTGGAAGATGCAAAACCTGGGGTTTGTTTCTCAGGTTGAGTATGTTACTATAGAGCTTAGTGCTGAGTTTAATGGAATTGAGTTAGCAAGGTATATTCTTGAGCATGCTGAGAGCCTGGAGAAAATGGTCATTAGGTATTTAGCCGAGCAATCTAATGATATAGGGAAGTTAAAAGAAT ACTCCGTGTGTAACGTTGAATGA